One segment of Vidua macroura isolate BioBank_ID:100142 chromosome 24, ASM2450914v1, whole genome shotgun sequence DNA contains the following:
- the LOC128818806 gene encoding IgGFc-binding protein-like, with protein MTPPPQRPQGRRDTRTPRSHVGRVKVKKTGMAQDGIWWLLLPFCKTPVFHAKSPNFLDFPHEMLFQDHCQRHCTCVPGQGLACHDHACTEDKSCEIQEKVLGCIKKDPCKSLHCSPKERCWPHGAQSRCVPALGATCWAWSDPHFHTFDSLDFDLQGTCTYIMAESHGNDPGLLPFRVQAKNDIRGGIQSVSYISLVNVDIYGQHISFHRNEDGRVWVNREVMLLPVLLADGKVRVRPTGLRVVLDTDFGLRVSYYWNWHPRSTSPAATSAKSVASAGISTSSPLMISPRLVYHCNYHMGQIWKSADSEVNHWICWGYCDGPCPVCDEEKKELYGGNHYCGIIKKSFQGPFRACHDMTSITTACLTSV; from the exons atgaccccccccccccagcgcCCTCAGGGGCGGAGGGACACCAGAACCCCCCGGAGCCACGTCGGCCGTGTGAAGGTGAAGAAGACAG GGATGGCACAAGATGGGATCTGGtggctcctccttcccttctgtAAAACTCCTGTTTTCCAtgcaaaatccccaaatttcctGGATTTT ccccatgaGATGCTTTTCCAGGATCACTGCCAGCGTCATTGCACCTGTGTCCCTGGCCAGGGCCTTGCCTGCCATGACCATGCTTGCACTGAGGATAAATCCTGTGAAATCCAGGAAAAGGTCTTGGGATGCATCAAAAAAG aCCCCTGCAAgtccctgcactgcagccccAAGGAGCGCTGCTGGCCCCACGGTGCCCAATCCCgctgtgtcccagccctgggtgccACATGCTGGGCATGGAGTGACCCACACTTCCATACCTTCGACAGCCTTGACTTTGACTTACAAGGAACCTGCACCTACATCATGGCCGAATCCCATGGGAACGACCCTGGGCTGTTGCCCTTCAGGGTCCAGGCCAAGAATGACATCCGTGGTGGGATCCAATCTGTGTCCTATATCTCCTTGGTCAATGTTGACATCTATGGACAACACATCTCCTTCCACCGGAATGAAGATGGCAGAGTCTG GGTGAACAGGGAGGTgatgctgctcccagtgctcctggcAGATGGGAAGGTGCGGGTCCGTCCCACTGGGCTTCGTGTTGTTCTGGATACAGATTTTGGTCTCCGGGTCTCCTACTACTGGAACTGGCACCCCCGATCAACCTCCCCAGCAGCTACTTCTGCCAAGTCCGTGGCCTCTGCAGGAATTTCAACCTCAAGCCCCTTGATGATATCCCCGAGGCTGGTGTATCACTGCAATTATCACATGGGCCAAATCTGGAAAAGTGCTGACTCTGAGGTTAATCACTGGATTTGTTGGGGTTATTGTGATGGACCATGCCCAGTGTGTGATGAGGAGAAGAAGGAGCTTTATGGTGGGAACCACTATTGTGGGATCATCAAAAAATCCTTCCAGGGCCCCTTCAGAGCATGTCACGACATGACTTCTATCACAACTGCCTGTCTGACCAGTGTCTGA
- the LOC128818808 gene encoding uncharacterized protein LOC128818808, translated as MEQSLSLEQRTERLVQRSQAQLRPRPPRMERAKPLLDSAPFSSTLDDPLVQWRLRRYRGEEPALDTPLVGRALLGSAAPQGSLQGVPRGRLRDPPGALQGAVPWQPRNPAEAPWPIRTHFCKHQRVSSPQAVSQEPLWQDPCWRPRDSHKALQPMRSSSLDTLQEARYSQLRRDYHNAPWQISSSCCVPLHQGAPPYEKRESHEPLLQEPFWESHDCLGALWCAPYWKSRDSQEAMRPEPLCQGGPGLRSREPREAPQPIRSSARDALQGAPWQQPLAPPGRLEDPLLWMLQCHCRTIRGRLRAIETLLECPPGHPQPMLGPIKQ; from the exons ATGGAGCAG AgtctcagcctggagcagcgAACGGAGCGTCTGGTGCAAAGGAG CCAGGCCCAGCTCAGGCCCCGCCCCCCCAGGATGGAGAGGGCGAAACCTCTGCTTGACTCCGCCCCCTTCAGCTCCACCCTCGATGACCCCCTCGTCCAATGGCGCTTGAGGCGATACCGAGGGGAGGAGCCCGCACTGGACACGCCCCTGGTGGGCAgggccctgctgggctctgctgctccccagggctccctgcaGGGAGTGCCACGGGGGAGGTTACGTGATCCCCCCGGCGCCCTGCAGggggcagtgccctggcagccgcGGAACCCAGCTGAGGCCCCATGGCCAATCAGGACACACTTCTGCAAGCACCAGCGGGTGTCGTCACCCCAGGCTGTCTCCCAGGAGCCCTTGTGGCAGGATCCATGCTGGAGGCCACGTGACTCCCACAAGGCCCTCCAGCCAatgaggagcagctctctggaTACCCTGCAGGAGGCACGATACTCACAGTTACGTCGTGACTACCACAATGCCCCGTGGcaaatcagcagcagctgctgtgtgcctCTGCACCAAGGGGCACCACCCTATGAGAAGCGAGAGTCCCATGAGCCTTTGCTGCAGGAGCCATTTTGGGAGTCACATGATTGCCTCGGGGCTCTGTGGTGTGCACCATATTGGAAGTCACGTGACTCCCaggaagccatgcggcctgagcccctgtgccagggagggcCAGGCTTGAGGTCACGTGAGCCCCGTGAGGCCCCACAGCCAATCAGGAGCAGTGCACGTGATGCCCTACAGGGGGCGCCgtggcagcagccactgg CCCCCCCTGGCCGTCTTGAGGACCccctcctctggatgctgcAATGCCACTGCCGGACCATAAGGGGACGCCTTCG GGCCATCGAGACCCTCCTGGAatgcccacctgggcacccccaACCCATGCTGGGGCCAATAAAGCAGTGA